One Bifidobacterium crudilactis genomic region harbors:
- a CDS encoding phytoene desaturase family protein: MTRTAKSAGRGSRVLGIQVDGELIEADDVVCNADFPYAMKELVNEAKVRGRYTPERIDSMKYSCSCLVFYWGVTGTYESLSTHNFVISSDYDANLRSIFDGSEIKQPSIYLHIPKSRMRAGGVSLYAVCNLFRDLS; encoded by the coding sequence ATGACACGAACTGCGAAAAGCGCAGGAAGGGGTTCGCGTGTGCTTGGCATCCAGGTCGACGGTGAGCTGATCGAAGCGGACGACGTGGTGTGCAACGCCGATTTCCCCTACGCGATGAAGGAACTCGTCAACGAGGCAAAGGTACGCGGACGGTATACGCCCGAACGCATTGACTCCATGAAGTATTCATGTTCCTGTCTGGTGTTCTACTGGGGAGTGACGGGCACCTACGAGAGTCTGTCCACACACAATTTCGTGATCTCCTCGGACTACGACGCGAATCTTCGGAGCATATTCGACGGCAGCGAGATCAAGCAACCTTCCATATACCTCCACATCCCGAAAAGTCGAATGCGTGCAGGTGGCGTTTCACTTTACGCGGTATGCAATCTGTTTCGCGATCTCAGCTAA
- a CDS encoding phytoene desaturase family protein, whose amino-acid sequence MTKRVVVVGAGIGGLSAAIRLQHAGYAVEIYERLNMPGGKMHQIREKGFTFDVGPTIVMMPSVYQDIFRLAGKDPDDYIPMTRVDPMYQVFFQGDPMREYTVDNDLVHLMKMVEGKGPRNAKGFLDYLSSMYTRYQVAFQHFITRPFRKPSDIYNPFMLRQALKLKTFDSADHMMAKFMPDEDLQHMLSFQTLYIGVSPKNGPSLYNIIPMIELLYGVWYVKGGMHTVAEQMARLFTELGGVIHYGADVQRIVTKDSRVLGIQVDGEMIEADDVVCNADFPYAMKELVNEAKVRGRYTPERIDSMKYSCSCLVFYWGVTGTYESLSTHNFVISSDYDANLRSIFDGSEIKQPSIYLHIPSQTEPDMAPEGQSAFYALLPISELGTAQYEWNEQTVKLYRDKVLDALSALPGLEHLRENIIMERMFTPEDFEREFHAYRGATFGLQPTLRQSNHWRPQAKAKHCQGLYFTGSSTHPGAGVPIVMQSGKICAEELMRDEEGTL is encoded by the coding sequence TTGACCAAGCGCGTCGTCGTTGTCGGTGCAGGTATCGGTGGCTTGTCCGCCGCCATTCGATTGCAACATGCCGGATATGCCGTCGAAATCTATGAACGGCTGAATATGCCGGGCGGGAAAATGCATCAGATCCGCGAGAAGGGTTTCACCTTCGACGTGGGTCCCACCATCGTGATGATGCCTTCGGTGTATCAGGACATCTTCCGACTGGCAGGCAAGGACCCGGACGACTATATTCCCATGACCAGAGTCGACCCGATGTATCAGGTCTTCTTCCAGGGCGATCCGATGAGGGAGTACACGGTGGATAACGACCTGGTGCATCTCATGAAGATGGTCGAAGGCAAAGGTCCCAGGAACGCCAAAGGTTTCCTCGACTATCTCTCCTCCATGTACACCAGATACCAGGTCGCCTTCCAGCACTTCATCACACGGCCCTTCCGTAAGCCGAGCGACATCTACAACCCCTTTATGCTCCGTCAGGCGTTGAAGCTCAAGACCTTTGACAGTGCCGACCATATGATGGCGAAGTTCATGCCTGACGAGGATCTGCAGCATATGCTGAGTTTCCAAACGCTGTACATCGGCGTCTCACCGAAGAACGGCCCTTCGCTGTACAACATCATTCCGATGATCGAACTGTTGTACGGGGTGTGGTACGTCAAAGGCGGCATGCACACGGTGGCCGAGCAGATGGCACGGCTGTTCACCGAACTGGGGGGCGTCATCCATTACGGTGCCGACGTTCAACGCATCGTCACCAAGGATTCGCGTGTGCTTGGCATCCAGGTCGACGGGGAGATGATCGAAGCGGACGACGTGGTGTGCAACGCCGATTTCCCCTACGCGATGAAGGAACTCGTCAACGAGGCAAAGGTACGCGGACGGTATACGCCCGAACGCATTGACTCCATGAAGTATTCATGTTCCTGTCTGGTGTTCTACTGGGGAGTGACGGGCACCTACGAGAGTCTGTCCACACACAATTTCGTGATCTCCTCGGACTACGACGCGAATCTTCGGAGCATATTCGACGGCAGCGAGATCAAGCAACCTTCCATATACCTCCACATCCCATCTCAGACCGAGCCCGACATGGCTCCTGAAGGACAGTCCGCCTTCTATGCGCTGCTGCCCATATCGGAGCTCGGAACGGCACAGTACGAATGGAACGAGCAGACAGTGAAGCTGTATCGCGACAAGGTTCTGGATGCGTTGAGCGCACTTCCCGGACTCGAGCACCTGCGCGAGAACATCATCATGGAGCGTATGTTCACGCCTGAGGATTTCGAGCGAGAGTTCCACGCCTATCGCGGCGCCACTTTCGGCTTGCAGCCGACCTTGCGACAAAGCAACCATTGGAGACCGCAGGCCAAGGCCAAGCATTGCCAAGGCTTATATTTCACCGGCAGCAGCACCCATCCCGGTGCCGGAGTGCCGATCGTGATGCAGAGCGGGAAGATCTGTGCGGAGGAACTGATGCGTGACGAGGAAGGAACACTGTGA
- a CDS encoding phytoene/squalene synthase family protein translates to MSDSKIAESFEAAEAIMREQAVSFYQAFRSLPPERFRAVTAVYAFCRYADDVVDEGGSSSLPLLDDLERGVHHLYHGVADAEDGGDSTPDVASGKPWWDAFAFSTAAYHVREADLMMQITGQRMDAHFHDLENTQELVEYARLVAGSVGRVLVPILVKDSTVIGNDEFMKACESLGVAMQITNILRDVGEDIRERDRVYIPRSVMLEFGISRADLEALSKPRQEELRTDAENTATALDVPQNFVRLWEHLAALADDCYLPYERWISAFDESARFPLLCAAKLYQAIEQAVRDHDYNCFTRRCYTDATTRETIVRDILSAQRPVQD, encoded by the coding sequence TTGTCCGATTCGAAGATTGCCGAATCGTTTGAGGCCGCAGAGGCAATCATGCGAGAGCAGGCGGTGAGTTTTTACCAGGCGTTCCGCAGTCTTCCGCCGGAACGTTTTCGCGCGGTGACGGCTGTGTACGCGTTCTGCCGTTACGCCGATGATGTGGTCGACGAGGGAGGTTCATCCTCGCTGCCGCTGCTGGATGATCTCGAAAGGGGCGTCCATCACCTGTATCACGGTGTCGCCGACGCGGAAGATGGCGGAGATTCGACGCCAGACGTAGCTTCGGGCAAGCCCTGGTGGGATGCATTCGCATTCAGCACGGCGGCATACCATGTCCGGGAAGCGGACCTGATGATGCAGATCACCGGGCAGCGCATGGACGCGCACTTCCATGATCTGGAAAATACTCAGGAACTCGTGGAATACGCGCGTCTGGTCGCAGGATCGGTAGGAAGGGTACTGGTGCCGATTCTGGTCAAGGACAGTACGGTCATCGGGAACGACGAATTCATGAAGGCATGTGAATCCCTGGGCGTGGCCATGCAAATCACCAACATCCTACGAGATGTGGGAGAGGATATCCGGGAACGTGACCGCGTGTACATCCCACGCAGCGTGATGCTCGAATTCGGCATATCACGAGCTGACCTCGAAGCGCTCTCGAAACCTCGGCAGGAAGAGCTTCGCACGGATGCCGAAAACACTGCGACCGCTCTTGATGTGCCTCAGAATTTCGTCAGGCTGTGGGAGCATCTCGCCGCTCTCGCCGATGACTGCTATCTCCCATACGAGCGTTGGATATCGGCCTTTGACGAGTCCGCACGTTTTCCATTGCTGTGCGCCGCGAAGCTGTACCAGGCGATAGAGCAGGCGGTGCGTGACCACGACTACAACTGCTTTACGCGACGTTGCTATACCGATGCGACGACGCGTGAGACCATCGTCCGAGATATTCTGTCCGCACAACGCCCGGTACAGGACTGA
- a CDS encoding DUF92 domain-containing protein: protein MSNILSLIVSVAYILLVLGCSALIARHQGNRSEFSRKFVHIMVGNWVFITPWFTSLWAVALVPAAFVIINALSIRFAFFTSMAREHEDYGTVYYALSMLLLSSAAFALGWRELSFIGLLTMAYGDGFAALVGKRWGRHHPFSFAPDKTLEGSITVAASAFIVTLACVMAFPELRAQYEPWLTMGVIPALIAVLAAFVELTAGRGCDNLSLPISTGIGASLLLRYSSVGLYVYLLLALSILLIAYGRKAITEDGIVAAILTAATLYTFANVWIGISLLLFFVAGSVVSAISNDAKRAGERRQISGSARNWKQVICNSLPASAALWIAQFSTEKNVAMLICFCVFAAACADTFSSEIGMLGGGRVLSLTTLRPTPHGTSGGVSLLGLAAGLLGSALLAVPSIVQFGFKGFVFVCLLGVCGTLIDSILGSSIQQRFKDRKGQLMDVPAYARQQVSAGIAHIGNSAVNLLSLCAVCILAYAASGVIIP from the coding sequence ATGTCCAATATCCTGAGTCTGATCGTCTCTGTGGCGTATATACTTCTGGTGCTCGGGTGCTCCGCCTTGATCGCTCGTCATCAGGGGAATCGCAGCGAATTCTCAAGAAAATTCGTGCATATCATGGTCGGGAATTGGGTGTTCATCACACCGTGGTTCACATCGCTGTGGGCTGTGGCGCTCGTGCCGGCAGCCTTTGTGATCATCAACGCTCTGAGCATTCGCTTTGCCTTCTTCACATCAATGGCCAGAGAGCACGAGGACTACGGGACGGTATATTACGCATTGAGCATGCTGCTGCTCAGTTCGGCCGCCTTTGCTCTCGGATGGCGTGAACTGTCCTTCATCGGTCTGCTCACCATGGCGTATGGTGACGGCTTCGCCGCCCTGGTCGGCAAACGTTGGGGCAGACACCACCCCTTCTCATTCGCTCCGGATAAAACACTCGAAGGCAGCATCACCGTGGCTGCCAGCGCATTCATCGTCACGCTTGCTTGTGTGATGGCGTTCCCCGAACTCAGAGCGCAATACGAGCCCTGGCTGACGATGGGGGTGATTCCAGCTCTTATAGCAGTGCTTGCGGCATTTGTGGAACTCACAGCAGGCCGTGGCTGCGATAATCTGTCGCTTCCCATCTCGACCGGTATAGGCGCTTCGCTGTTATTGCGCTACAGCAGCGTCGGTCTCTATGTATATCTGCTGCTCGCCCTGTCGATACTGCTCATCGCCTACGGACGCAAGGCGATAACCGAGGACGGCATCGTGGCGGCGATACTGACCGCAGCCACCCTCTACACTTTCGCCAATGTCTGGATAGGTATCAGCCTGCTGCTGTTCTTCGTGGCGGGTTCGGTGGTTTCCGCCATCAGCAACGACGCCAAACGAGCAGGTGAACGACGGCAGATCAGCGGCAGCGCCCGCAACTGGAAACAGGTGATCTGCAACTCCCTGCCCGCAAGCGCGGCCTTGTGGATTGCCCAGTTCTCCACGGAGAAGAACGTGGCCATGCTGATATGCTTCTGCGTGTTCGCCGCCGCATGCGCCGATACCTTCTCATCGGAGATCGGCATGCTCGGAGGTGGCAGGGTGCTCAGTCTGACGACGCTGCGTCCGACTCCGCACGGCACCTCGGGCGGTGTATCCTTGCTCGGCCTCGCGGCAGGACTGTTGGGCAGCGCCTTGCTGGCCGTGCCCAGCATCGTGCAGTTCGGATTCAAGGGATTTGTTTTCGTGTGTCTGCTGGGCGTATGCGGGACGCTGATCGACAGCATTCTCGGTTCCTCCATCCAGCAGCGTTTCAAAGACAGGAAGGGCCAGTTGATGGATGTTCCTGCCTATGCGAGGCAGCAGGTTTCCGCGGGCATCGCCCATATCGGCAACAGTGCGGTCAATCTGCTGTCATTGTGTGCCGTCTGTATCCTGGCGTATGCCGCCAGCGGCGTCATCATTCCATGA
- a CDS encoding GNAT family N-acetyltransferase, which yields MTVSAPASSAIRYRLARPGEEEGLGRLSAESFGDYPFFSFALREPFDSYQKYLDYMTRLHRMLIKAYIKKQVCLVGVSDGAVVSVALLHDPRSRDIGVTDYILAGGLGLVRGVGLRRLLAFFDISEAAQSACTAKHPDAWYVELLAVDTQLKGRGLGGKMIHDCVEPYVRGHDGRSLSLITNTEQNRRFYMSKGFTEFSESTLSCRGQTIGNWSFFKQLEI from the coding sequence ATGACCGTTTCAGCACCAGCATCCTCGGCAATACGATATCGGCTTGCACGGCCGGGCGAAGAGGAGGGTCTTGGTCGTCTGTCCGCGGAATCCTTCGGCGACTACCCTTTTTTCTCCTTTGCGTTGAGAGAGCCGTTTGACTCGTACCAGAAGTATCTGGACTATATGACTCGTCTCCATCGGATGCTCATCAAGGCATACATCAAGAAGCAGGTATGCCTGGTCGGTGTCAGCGACGGCGCCGTGGTATCGGTGGCTTTGCTCCATGACCCTCGTTCACGGGACATAGGTGTCACCGATTACATTCTTGCCGGTGGTCTGGGTCTGGTACGCGGCGTAGGGTTGCGCCGTCTGCTGGCGTTCTTCGATATCAGTGAAGCGGCGCAGTCGGCGTGCACGGCAAAGCATCCGGATGCCTGGTATGTCGAGTTGCTGGCTGTGGATACGCAGCTCAAGGGGAGAGGGCTGGGCGGCAAGATGATTCACGATTGCGTGGAACCCTATGTGCGTGGGCATGATGGTCGCAGTCTGAGTCTGATTACGAATACGGAACAGAACCGCCGCTTCTATATGTCCAAAGGCTTCACCGAATTCTCGGAATCGACCTTGTCATGCCGCGGACAGACCATAGGCAACTGGAGTTTCTTCAAGCAGCTTGAAATCTGA
- the feoB gene encoding ferrous iron transport protein B: MASQQQQHHGTGTTAALEHPIPEECGCAAHPVSSASSLPTPAGCPKCQPAKHRHHRRGLAAIIPASSDETPSTPSSTRPRIVCMGNPNVGKSTLFNNLLGGSAKVMNAPGTTVLIESGDLNYHGRHWEFIDTPGTASLDAISPDEQVSCEAAMGTDTMAPPDVIVAVFNATSPSKSLYLLSQLIDLGHPLVVAVTMLDLAGKQDSPVTVTELSKAIPDIPFIPIDGRNGNGQEQLLQAIDSTIARTRSTTHHEESQETADYSVIDTDAGITRIPAPRNASSPEQVSDWVRRTADERFSWVAATVRSFGGGTAFSHHTTLSDRIDRVLLHPVFGILAFLMVMYAVFESITTMASPLIDFFDVNVRAWFTTGIDWVFTLIGGSGATDGWFHSLVIDGVLNGTITVLTFVPPMGIMFIILSMLEDSGYLARAAFVMDKAMRAIGLDGRAFLPLVVGFGCNLPALASTRTLPDSRQRLLTGLLIPFTSCSARLSVYIVLAYAFFGNFAGLAIFLMYVSSIVIILLVGLALRKTQFSDLRTQPFAMELPPYQLPQVFRLMKSVALRLWAFITGASSIIISMTIIMWLLAAVPVSAGLAGNNSFGHVDTVEHSLYGAIASKSAVVFEPAGFNDWHASAALITGFVAKEVVVGSMTQSYAIEESDDASGASEGQGRLGDAVRASFEQSSGGHGAAAAAAFMIFVLAYTPCLATVAEMKRQFGGRTALQSVLMGLAIAYALAVLIFQVGSLL, encoded by the coding sequence ATGGCATCACAGCAACAACAGCACCACGGCACTGGAACGACTGCTGCCTTGGAGCACCCTATCCCCGAGGAATGCGGATGCGCCGCCCATCCTGTATCGTCCGCATCCTCACTCCCCACGCCTGCGGGGTGCCCGAAATGCCAGCCTGCGAAGCACCGCCACCACCGGCGAGGCCTGGCAGCAATCATTCCCGCCTCGTCTGACGAGACACCATCGACGCCGTCATCAACACGGCCGCGCATCGTGTGCATGGGCAATCCGAATGTCGGTAAGTCCACACTCTTCAACAATCTGCTGGGCGGCAGCGCAAAAGTCATGAATGCGCCTGGTACCACCGTACTCATTGAGTCCGGTGATTTGAACTATCACGGCAGGCATTGGGAATTCATAGACACCCCCGGTACCGCATCGCTTGATGCCATCAGCCCTGACGAACAGGTATCATGCGAGGCTGCCATGGGCACCGACACCATGGCTCCCCCTGATGTGATCGTGGCGGTGTTCAATGCGACCTCACCTTCCAAATCCCTGTATCTGCTGAGTCAGCTCATTGATCTGGGACATCCTCTGGTCGTGGCCGTCACCATGTTGGATTTGGCCGGCAAACAGGACTCTCCTGTGACCGTCACCGAACTGTCCAAGGCGATACCGGATATTCCCTTCATCCCGATTGACGGAAGAAACGGCAACGGACAAGAGCAACTGCTTCAAGCCATAGACTCGACGATTGCACGCACCCGGAGCACCACGCATCACGAGGAAAGCCAGGAGACGGCCGACTATTCGGTCATCGATACCGATGCGGGAATCACCCGGATTCCCGCCCCAAGGAACGCCTCGTCTCCGGAGCAAGTCTCGGATTGGGTCAGGCGCACCGCCGACGAACGCTTCTCGTGGGTCGCGGCAACGGTACGAAGTTTCGGCGGGGGCACAGCCTTCAGCCACCACACCACGCTGTCGGATCGCATCGACCGTGTGTTGCTGCACCCCGTATTCGGCATCCTCGCTTTCCTGATGGTCATGTATGCCGTATTCGAATCCATCACCACTATGGCGAGTCCCCTGATTGATTTCTTCGACGTCAACGTCAGAGCCTGGTTCACCACCGGCATCGACTGGGTGTTCACCCTTATCGGCGGTTCGGGAGCAACGGATGGATGGTTCCATTCACTGGTCATCGACGGCGTGCTCAACGGCACCATAACAGTGCTGACCTTCGTACCTCCTATGGGCATCATGTTCATCATCCTCTCAATGCTGGAGGATTCCGGATACCTGGCACGTGCGGCATTCGTGATGGACAAGGCGATGCGCGCTATCGGCCTTGACGGCAGAGCCTTCCTGCCGCTGGTGGTCGGCTTCGGTTGCAACCTTCCGGCGCTCGCATCCACCAGAACCCTGCCCGATTCCAGACAGCGTCTGCTCACCGGGCTGCTGATTCCCTTCACCTCATGCTCTGCCCGGTTAAGCGTATACATTGTGCTGGCCTACGCCTTTTTCGGCAATTTCGCTGGCCTGGCGATATTCCTGATGTATGTCTCGTCGATTGTCATCATCCTCTTAGTGGGCCTGGCGCTGCGGAAAACGCAGTTCTCGGATCTGCGCACCCAACCCTTCGCGATGGAACTCCCACCCTACCAACTGCCTCAGGTATTCCGCCTGATGAAGTCGGTCGCACTACGGTTGTGGGCCTTCATCACCGGAGCAAGCTCGATTATCATCTCGATGACCATCATCATGTGGCTGCTCGCAGCTGTCCCTGTGAGCGCCGGACTCGCAGGAAACAACAGTTTCGGTCATGTCGACACGGTTGAGCACTCGCTGTACGGGGCAATCGCCTCCAAAAGCGCAGTGGTGTTCGAACCTGCCGGATTCAACGACTGGCACGCTTCGGCGGCCTTGATCACAGGCTTCGTAGCCAAAGAGGTCGTCGTCGGGTCCATGACCCAGAGCTATGCGATAGAGGAATCAGATGATGCCTCCGGAGCTTCGGAAGGCCAGGGACGCCTTGGCGATGCGGTTCGCGCCAGTTTCGAGCAATCAAGCGGAGGTCATGGTGCAGCAGCTGCCGCGGCGTTCATGATATTCGTGCTCGCATACACGCCTTGCCTCGCGACCGTGGCTGAAATGAAACGGCAGTTCGGCGGCAGGACGGCACTGCAATCGGTGCTGATGGGACTGGCCATCGCCTATGCTCTGGCAGTGCTTATCTTCCAGGTAGGCAGCCTGTTATGA
- a CDS encoding FeoA family protein encodes MTQSLRTCPLGMEIEICAIELSERYRFRLNELGFREHERLTVIQKANFGGCVVSHGSERIAVDGATARRILVKPS; translated from the coding sequence ATGACTCAATCGTTGCGCACCTGCCCTCTTGGCATGGAGATAGAGATTTGCGCAATAGAACTTTCGGAACGATACCGTTTTCGTCTCAACGAACTCGGCTTCCGCGAACACGAACGGCTGACCGTGATTCAGAAGGCCAATTTCGGTGGGTGCGTGGTTTCCCATGGCTCTGAGCGCATTGCAGTCGACGGGGCGACCGCCAGGCGCATTCTCGTCAAGCCCAGCTAA
- a CDS encoding SDR family NAD(P)-dependent oxidoreductase, translated as MEHHGRTVAIVTGGAAGLGLELVHQLMERGFIVANIDIDAQAMSQLDVSLGSRNPGTYHGFIGDVADEDFARRSLDAISNLGTISLLINNAGRPSFKAPIDYTSTDIELCLTGLRGMIVWTTGVLRATAERDVHIVNVMSSAALRGNAHESVYCAAKWGERGYTESLKTAYKGSSVKIVGFYPGGIDTNFYTDSRDYVDEQKQHSFMKANELATVLLDNILSKANLTVADLVVERNS; from the coding sequence ATGGAACATCACGGTAGAACAGTAGCGATAGTCACCGGCGGAGCGGCAGGATTGGGTCTTGAGCTCGTACACCAGCTGATGGAGCGAGGCTTCATCGTCGCCAATATCGATATCGATGCCCAAGCCATGAGCCAGCTTGACGTTTCACTGGGTTCCAGGAATCCCGGGACCTACCATGGTTTCATCGGCGATGTGGCCGATGAGGATTTCGCACGCCGAAGCCTCGACGCGATCTCGAATCTCGGCACGATCTCTCTGCTAATCAACAATGCAGGCAGACCATCCTTCAAGGCGCCCATTGACTACACCTCAACCGATATCGAACTGTGCCTGACAGGTCTTCGAGGAATGATCGTCTGGACCACCGGGGTACTGCGCGCAACAGCCGAGCGGGATGTGCATATCGTGAATGTCATGTCTTCTGCAGCGTTGAGGGGCAACGCCCACGAATCTGTATACTGTGCGGCGAAGTGGGGAGAACGAGGATATACGGAAAGTCTCAAGACCGCGTATAAGGGCAGCTCCGTGAAAATCGTAGGCTTCTACCCCGGTGGAATAGACACGAACTTCTACACCGACAGCCGGGACTACGTCGACGAACAGAAGCAACACAGCTTCATGAAGGCGAATGAGCTCGCGACGGTGCTCCTCGACAACATCCTCAGCAAGGCTAATCTCACCGTCGCCGATCTCGTCGTAGAACGCAATTCCTGA
- a CDS encoding TetR/AcrR family transcriptional regulator has protein sequence MAKGSRGSYPKGIAKRKEILDAALHIISVDGFNHTTLAKISQAVNISEAGVLHYFHSLDDLLVEVLKERDIQDMVNFGKTEVPSVDMFDEEIDKDWNPVRVISAITKKNTLTPGLVELYAHMSVKASDHGSPAYAYFNERGSFERQLVGHLVDRYAEVHESRPTVSSEHVARITQAILDGLQIQWLIDNSLDMEKLASEAFDMLSDSLKSGKITEG, from the coding sequence ATGGCAAAAGGCAGTCGTGGTTCCTATCCAAAGGGCATCGCGAAGCGCAAGGAAATTCTTGACGCTGCGTTGCACATCATCTCAGTGGATGGTTTCAATCACACGACTCTGGCGAAAATATCCCAGGCAGTAAATATCTCTGAAGCAGGGGTGCTTCACTATTTCCACTCTTTGGATGATCTCCTTGTCGAGGTTCTCAAGGAACGAGACATCCAGGATATGGTCAATTTCGGTAAAACCGAAGTTCCAAGCGTCGATATGTTCGATGAGGAGATAGACAAGGACTGGAATCCGGTTAGGGTCATCAGCGCTATCACGAAAAAGAATACGCTGACACCAGGCCTTGTGGAACTTTACGCGCATATGTCGGTGAAAGCCTCCGATCATGGCAGTCCCGCTTACGCTTACTTCAATGAACGCGGAAGCTTTGAACGCCAACTGGTCGGGCATCTGGTCGATCGATACGCAGAGGTACATGAGTCTCGCCCGACAGTGAGTTCCGAACACGTCGCAAGAATCACGCAGGCAATCCTGGATGGTCTGCAGATACAGTGGCTCATCGATAACTCGCTGGACATGGAGAAACTCGCCTCGGAAGCATTCGATATGCTGAGTGATTCATTGAAGAGCGGAAAGATCACAGAAGGTTGA
- a CDS encoding M23 family metallopeptidase, with the protein MRFRHAAHTQFRHAAIHPRCVTLIVVSWLFVVAAMAFFGSTAEAVSTAATAKPSAAQSVGRLQRREVICAQPASPWNSATRMTHLALSDAPDPCESEMSRPLEYWEVTNPFAAPAQPWLSGHRGLDLRASEGDAVLAPQTAVISFAGKVAGKDVVSLRSGNWLHSFEPATTDKAPGELVEQSLPFAVVGGNSDHCETQCLHWGVRDAANEYRNPETLLRARRIALKAW; encoded by the coding sequence ATGAGGTTTCGGCATGCGGCGCATACGCAATTTCGTCATGCGGCAATTCATCCGAGGTGCGTCACGCTGATTGTCGTCTCCTGGCTCTTCGTGGTGGCTGCCATGGCGTTCTTCGGCTCGACTGCGGAGGCGGTTTCGACGGCTGCCACCGCAAAGCCCTCTGCAGCACAGTCTGTGGGTCGATTGCAGCGTCGTGAAGTAATATGTGCGCAGCCAGCTTCTCCGTGGAACAGCGCCACGAGGATGACGCACCTTGCATTGTCCGATGCTCCCGACCCGTGTGAATCCGAAATGTCAAGGCCTCTGGAGTACTGGGAAGTGACGAATCCCTTCGCTGCTCCTGCACAACCGTGGCTTTCAGGACACCGAGGCCTTGACCTTCGTGCTTCCGAGGGGGATGCGGTGCTGGCCCCGCAAACCGCCGTCATATCCTTTGCAGGGAAGGTAGCAGGCAAGGATGTTGTCAGTCTGCGCAGCGGGAATTGGCTCCATAGCTTTGAACCCGCCACGACGGACAAAGCGCCCGGTGAGCTGGTTGAGCAATCACTACCCTTCGCCGTCGTTGGCGGCAATTCCGATCACTGCGAAACACAGTGTCTGCATTGGGGTGTACGTGATGCGGCCAATGAGTACAGGAATCCTGAAACTCTGCTTCGAGCCAGACGCATCGCGCTCAAAGCGTGGTGA